The Brassica napus cultivar Da-Ae chromosome C7, Da-Ae, whole genome shotgun sequence genomic interval tatttaggtttaagctttaacatattatttttacaaaacacaatagtatttacatgaaaagtattacctgagttttttcttataatttctttatacaactcaactttttattatacttacatcttatgatgctaacataacttttaattttgatattgttGTCGTACATAAGTTGCGTGAATATGATGaatatgtgtttgtatgtataagataaaatatataaacaattaaacataatttttatattaaaaataaaacagttgtataaaaatctaaaagaaaaaccaattataaaataattaatttcctttttaaaaaactaaataaaataaaaatgtataaataatttatttttataattaactaattttactttttaataattttgtgttaaaataatataaaccaaaattagcTTCAGATATTTCACTTGATATGATTGTGACAAGTGTcaactaaaaaaaatagattgtgAATATGTCAATAAAAACTGCCTTTATGTCAAAATAATTTCTTCTtttcctaaaatcctaaataaaataaatttcaaaaaaaaatcttttctaataatcttaaccaattaatattttttatttaaaaaataaataaatcctgaccaaagagaattgtaaaattttatttaatagtaattttttacttaaataaattaatgataaacatgatagtaaCAATTTTTgaattaacaataaaaaatgtaaaaaaattagtgatattaaaaaaacgaattttgaaaatggcaacttttaatagttaatattaactggaaataattatttgatagaaaaattatttttttaaatcttagacaaaatataattgtaaaagttaTGTAAATAATAATTTCCAATTTcataaaatcctaaaaaccataaaataatatttgatagttgttttcatttttttataaaaaaaattctaatcaaaagaaatttgtatcatatttaaaagtcataatcaaaagagaattgtaaaaatttatttgataatatttttaagagagtagctgatgatgaacatgatactaaaaaatgtttaattagcAAAACAAGGgtaaaattagtattgatacGAATTGTAAacatagtaattttaaaattatttaataataactaaaaataattatttgatatcaatttatttgtttctgaaattctaaagaaaagatcattgtaataggttcccgggctacgccccgatttttttttccatagatttaaattaaattttgattattttagaatttatatcaagtaaaaaaaagataattgtaataggttatatgatagtatttttctttttctaaaagcctaaacaaaattgtaaaagagtatttaatattattttttttatttttttaaattgtaataaaaatgagagttataaaatagaatgttttattttttaaacaaaatcctgacaaaataaaaatttaaagacttatataataaaacattaaattagtacatatGAACATGTATAATGATGTCATTGATTCGATTGGTGTATTtgacttttatttctttttaatttttattcaattttttatttcggGTTGTGTTCAATTTAAATGTTTAGGTATAGTATTTTTTCTAAATCTAAgtataaagtttataacaatttatttatgcaccatgattataaattacaaatattaatttgaacttatgtgtgaaaacgagttttaattataaaataaatctcaaacaacatatgcaaaaaacaatcatcaatctataataaaatgatttaatattttatagtttttattaaattaaaacatcaaacaaaaaccGTTGCAACGCAACGGGCTCGTATCTtgtattaaacaaataataatctATTGttttaaatcatgatataaaagaaagaaaaacgtggtctttttataattatttgtgTCACTAGATGTATTTGTTATATCATATAAAGTTTGTTTATAAAATACACGAAGATGGCATAAACCAATCAATGCTATTGTAAAAAGTTGAATCTAAACTTTGTTGGAGACTAATAAAGTAAGTCATCGATAAAATTTTATACAGTATAATTCAATAGAGCGGGCAGTAAGAACACCTATCAAACACAGGCGGATAACGTGAACGATTACCCAACATGTAAAAATAATCTTAGTAAACTACGAAAAGTCATTGTTAAAGGTTATTTATAGTGCTTTGTAGTAGACGACAAACAAAATTATACAAACGCAATAGACGTTAATAAAGTTATCCTCAACGTGAGCAAGAAAATGTGGTAACATTAATCTAAGATTTGTTATATAAATTGGACTAGCAAAATCTTTCTGATAAAATCCTATTATGTAATGCAATACACAATGACAAATGGATTAATTAACTACTATTTCGTTTATACAAAAATTActatttcaactttcaagagGAAGAAAAAGTAAGAAAGGGAGAACTTGTCCCGGAGAAGGTCGTCTTTATGTGGTTTGATAGAGATAATGACGGAGTCTGCCCCAACGGAAAGTGTATTAGTGtatgagaagaagagaaacatacaAGAGAAGAGTGAATACGTTATTCTCTTGCTGTTTCCTACACTGAGATCACGACTCTTACTACTTTCCGTGTTCTCTACGTCTATCATTTTAGGTTTTAACATGACTTTTTAGTATATGGGACTATTCTAACAGGGTGGGTTTCGTCAGATTCAACAGACAATAAACTTGTTCTCGTTTATGAAATTCCATAAAACTCTCTTTGTTTCTTAAAGTATGATGTTTTATACATATTCACAACTATtaagataattatttattatctcaaaaataatattaaaatattaattgaaaactaTCCaatcaattacaaaaaaaactatccaatcaattacaaaacaaaatactaTTGGCTACCCAATTTTCAATAAAGTCAAAAGTtacaaaggaaaataaaaaacattttacatattgaaaactctctaaaacatGGGAGTAATAAAAAGTAATGGATAGATTGGGCTTTTGATTTGGATTTTAATTAAGCAATATCACGTTTGCAGAGGTTGGGCTTAAGCTGTTGGCTCAAAACAAGCCCCAAGTTCCTTTGTCCTGTCATCACGTGATGACTTGCATGTTTCTGGTGTTCCGTTCCTACCTTTCTTTGTGTTACACATGCAAACCTTCTTCAAGTCAAGAATCAAGGGAGGAATGTTAGATTTCTACAATACATTAACTGAGACAGATCTCCAGATCGTATACGTCTCTCTATTTTTACTAACTTAAGATTATATGTTGGCCGTTTAAAAGATGAGCGCAATTTAAGTGTTTTTCAAAGCTAGCACTTATATTCACaattaacaaataaaagtaCATCCGTGTAAGTTCTCTTGTGACAGAATGTGAAAACTTGAACATTGTTTTGGGTATCATCGATATATGTGCAACGACCTATAATTAGGTTTGGTCGACggcttttttttcttcttataaatCAGGTTTTATATAGTTCTCTCTTAAAAGCTTCTAGGTATAAATTATCTATAGGTTAATTGAGGAGCATGGCTGGCCTGGGAACAAGTTCTGGGGATTGACTTTGCAATGGCACAATAGTCGATGCGAGAAGAGATTCCTCAACGAGGCTACAAAGTAATAGTGGTCCTATTCTTTGCTTTTGcacctttttcttcttcttttccataCATTTTTCTCACAAACAAAGaactttttattcttttttttttctgcagaTAATTTATAAACTCCAAACTATATTGTGTCTGATTTTAAATCCATTTCTATAGTAATTAACTAATTATTCATAAACTCAAATAACATGTATTACCAGCAAAactattatagttttttttttcccaaaatgGAACAATAGGCATGCATAACTACAAAAGCTTGTATTTTTGGATGAAGAATTCAACGCTAAGCTTGACAAATGTGActtgatgccaaaaaaaaagaattttactTGTCTGGTGGAGCTTAATACCTATACAAGAGAAAACAcaagcaaaagaaaaagtagagacttttaaatttgttattcGAAAGATAAAACTGTTTAGAACAAtacgaaaagaaaaaggaaaagtaaAAGAAGACAACCCACACGAATAGCCACTTTTGATAGAAGGTATTAGTATGAGATAAGACAAGTGAAGAGAGGGCAGCTCCCAAGTCATAAGTCCTAACCAACTTTCTCTTTTGCTTTTCTGTTGGGTCTTTAAACCAGCCTTGGCCGTGGGGGTGTCTACTGCCTGTCTCCGTGCTCTAACtcttctatgtttttttttttactttgatttaatgataattaaaaaaattgaatatcatGTTCCATTTCATTACCATCTGAATGCTGAGATATATAGAGGCACAACAGAGCCAATTTGTGAACTAGGAATTGTGCAACTATGTTTGGAAACAATAGGTCACAAAGCTCTTGTCAAATCATTATAGCAGGTTAGTTAGCAGCACTCTTCAAGCTAAATTATAAAAGAAGTTCGTTGGCggtaagtttttgttttgtaaattttattttattttatttcattgttATTTAAAGAAGGCTTCCACTACTAAATAACTCAGACGTGctattatttcttattttaatgccCCACTCCACAAtacttttttttacaaaattgttaAGTTTTTCTTATCATTAACATACATACACACATTACTATATTcgaaataaaattataacagGACAATATGACTAATACATATTAATAACTTTACAAGTTAGTCTATAAATTATATGGTTGTTATAACTATAATTTTTCTATTGACTATTATgataagtttatttatttaactaaaattgTTTTCTTTAAGATATAGAGCTACTTAATTTTCATTATatcttttgaacaaaaaaaaattcattattttttattaaaatactttttctgAATGTGTATATACACATCCATTATTTTTCATTCAAACAATAATATTCTTTAAGATAAATTCTgccaaaataaataagaaaaactcattaaagagagaaattatttatttattattttataactttgTTTTGGGAAGTGAACAATTGAACAAGAAGCTACAACACAACCTTTCACtttttctatctctctctctctccatacaGTTGTATTTTTGGGGATTGTCAACGCTCTCTGAAAGAGGAGCCAAagaagcctctctctctctctctctcacatctTTAAAAAGAAGACATTTTCACCACTATATACTCACTTTTCTACTCTGTGCTTCACTTCACCACACTTCTCCATTTCAAGAATTGCTTCTCTCACTTCCACACTCTGTTTCTTGATCTCCCCTAGATAACATGGGATTCTCAGCTGGTAAAAGAAAATCAAGAGATGAAGCAGTCACCTTATCTGACCTCAACGACGACGTTTTGGAGAGAGTCCTCTCACGCCTACCAACCTCCTCTTACTTCCGCATGACCTCCGTCTGCAAGAGATGGAAGTCCACCCAAACCTCAACAACCTTCAAGCTCGCCTGCTCTCAAGTCCCTTATCGAGATCCTTGGTTCTTCATGATCGCTAAAGACTgcacctcttcctcttctttcgtTTACGACTCCACAGAAAACAGCTGGAGAAACCTCAGCCGTCCCCTCCTCCACCACCGTCGTGATCTCTTCAGCCCCGTAGCTTCCTCCGGCGGCTTGCTCTGCTTCCGCTCCTCTGTCTCCGGCCACTTCCTCCTCCGTAACCCCCTCACAGGATCCTCCATTGACCTTCCTTGTCAAGATGATAACAAACCTCTCCAAGCTGTAGCCATGACCACCAGCTACAAGCTTGTTACAATCTCCGGCGAAGTCCCAAATCTCTGTTTCAAGTTCTACGAGTCAAGTTCTTGTTCATGGAGCAAAGAGTTTGAGTTAGTGAAGAAGAACGATGAGtacaatgatgatgatgatgatacagAAACAGTTTACTTTCTTAGCAAGTCAGGAAACGTCGTCGTAGCGAGTAACACTCTCCTTCGAAGCCCTTCGAAGCAGTACTCTTCCGTTATAACCGTTAAAGACAATGTGGAAACCGTTTACTTTCTCACCTCTCACGGAACCATCATAGCGTGTGACCTCACCAAAAGAAGCTTCACGCAGCTTCCCAAGCTTCTTCCTCCTTTTCTTGAGTACTCCATCGACTTGGTGGAGTGTAACGGAACCATGTTTGTGGTCCTTCTCTCTGAGTTTTACGAAAGCGCCAGCTTGAGGATTTGGAAGCTGGAGGACATGAGCTGGGTTCATGTCGGGATGTTGCCTCCTGCTATGTCTCATGAGTTGTACGGGAGAAAGGGGGACATAAACTGCGTTGGAGGAGCTGGTGGAAACAAGATACTTGTGTGCTTTAATGCGGATCTTCCTGAGGTGTGTTGTAGATACTTTGTGTTTGATTTGGTTGGAGAAGAGTGGAGTGAGTTGCCGAGATGTTTCAGTGGTGGAGAAGCTGTGGAGTTTGTTTCAGCACTTTCTTTCCAGCCTAGGATTGAAGCAACAGTTTgatgttttgcttttttttttttttttttatggattagGTTTCAgtgattgttttgtttgtgtATTCTTTTTGAGTATAATGTGATGTAACTTGACAATCATTGAGTTTGAGCATACCATTCTTTTGATGTTTCTGATCACATCTTTCACTTGGCAAGTTTCATCTCACACCAATTGGAAGCAGCAGCATACATGTTGGTTGTGTGCCTCGCATACCAAGCCTGAGTGACTTGCAAGCAGAGAGAACACCCAAAGTTCCCCTGCCCCATGTTGAGCTAATCTTACTGACATGGCATTCCAGGCAGCATGTGTCTCATTTCAATATCCTCTTAAACAATGAGAGGAGaaagtataatttgaaaaatttacaAAAGTAGAAAGGGGTAGCTTTGAAGCTTGCTTGCATGgtaggttaatttttttttggcttttatAACTGAAGGATGCTAACTTGCAAGTCAAGAAACTCATAGGGGGAAACTAGAACACCCAAGTTGGTTCTTGACGTTGCACAAGATGGTTTAGCAACCGGTTATTTCATAATGATGTGTTCTTCGGTTTAGTACTGTTAACCAAATTACTGGTGAATTGTTGGCAAAAAAAAGGAGAGTAGATAAGGAAATGATTTGAATATCAGTAGCACCAATAATTCACCGGATAACCCTACAATGACTAAAGAACTATATCAATCAAGTGGGTGAAGAAGTTAAGAAGCATCCAGATGTTTTTTTAcattattatttgactgttttaaaaataaaacactttttttttagttttgaaatgcTAATTGGCGTAATAGCCACATTTCGGCGAGAAATCAAGAAAATAGACATGATTTTGTCATAATCTATTCACTGACTTTTTACCTTCATTCCATCCGGTTATACCCTTCTAAGTAACAGGTTACCGGTTCCAACACATTAAACAAACAACGTGGTGGTTTTGTGTCCCATAGTAACAATGAGAGAATTTAGGACGCGCGTCGAAGAACCGTAGTCAAAATTAAAGGAAGAAAAATATGTAGAGAGAGGAGTAGATGAAAATCGTAAGTGTAAAAGAAACAACGTCAAACAAACGGAGAATTCAAGAATTGTAGTTCCATACtatgtattttaaatagaataatataaatacaaatatagtTCCAATTGAAAGAGCATCTACATAATATAGCGACAGTTGAAATGTGAATGATACAAGCAAAGTATGTAATACAAGCCAATGTGAAATACATGCCAAGATATATGTATTGTAAGTACTTAATACTTCTCAAATGATAACTTTTGGAAACATGGTTATAACAGAGTAATCCAttgtgttttatataaaaatgatttttttatatttcaaacatTACGATGATGAAGAACGGTAGCGCATTCGTTACAGATCATGCAATTTTATCTCGAATAGAATAATTTGTCAACCAATTCTATCTCACATAGAATAGTTTGAACAAATAGAATATGCATAAAAGATCTCACATAGCTATTTAGAATAATCTCAAATagaatatactatttaaaatgatactatGTTCATACTAGAGCTAAGATTGAGCTAACACGAAATACAAAGCTAATAGGAATGATAATAGAACACTTAACAGAAAACACTAAACTCAAGTTAAGGAAATATAAACTCAATCCATAGGCAACCCAAATCTTCAGAAAATTAAATCCACCTGCCATAATACTGGAGACATGTATTTACATTCCTCATGAGCCACATGAAATTCAAAGCTAATGGGGATGGTAATAGAACACTTGAtagtaaacactaaacccaagttaGGGAAATATAAGCCCCAATACATAGGCAACCCAAATCTTTGTGAAATTAAATCCACCTGCCATAATACTGGAGACATGAATTTACATTCCTCATGAGCAACATGAAATACAAAGCTAATGGGGCTGGTAATAAAACACTTGACATTAAACATTAAACACAAGTTAGGGAAATATAAACCTCAATCCACCATAGGCAACCCAAATCTTCGGAAAACTAAATCCACTTGACATCAAAGCCTGTCTCAAACAATCTACTTGGAAGGTCTAACTCGTCCATACCAAACCTAAAGAATGAAAAGTAAGAGAGTCAAAGAATGAGGACGGTTCACACTGtaatattcaatatataaatgaattatgatttaaacagaATAAGAATGGCTAACGAATGGAAATGTATATGATGTAAAAGTACGATTCCATGTAAAATGAAATAATGTGAACCTTATACTATTCCACTTGACATGACATATAGCAACGAGATATACTGATACGGGCATACGATGAAACATCTATGTATTACAGATGCTATTCCACAAAATAATCGATATTTTTACACTATGAACTATGCACCGCAGAGAAAAAACCCCCAATTCAAGCATAATTTAGAATAAGAACATCAGAGAGGGAACCACAACCGACCACAAATTGCAGCAAAGCAAAACATAATAGCAAGTGATACTATCCGCAGTGGAATAGTTGAATGGGATAAGTATACTATTACATTTCAAATGGAAACCAGATTCGAAATATCATACTATATGTACCGACTGAGCATTTCTAAGCAATGATATTCCACACATCTTCCCCTAAATTACTACACTACATATTTCGCATCACCTCACACAACCCGAGAAATACGAAAACCTAAATCAAATTGGGAAATGGGAGAGACTAATTCTGAATCGGGGACGATCGAATTCACATCAGCCGATGATACAGACCTAGAAACTATAACACTTTGATTATGAGAGGAGCCCCAAATTGGAAGAAAATAACCACATAGGACGACACAGTGAAGAGAATCTACGACAGAGAAGGAGAACTTACGGGGGGATTTAGAGATCTGAGAAGAATCGAAGTGGTGAAGTTGGGTAGAAAGGGTTTCTTATTACCGCCGCTGAAACCCTAACCAAGAACAGTAACGCTGAAGAAAATTGAAAACAGAGGACATAGTAGATGGAAAAAATATCGATTGCATGCATACTGGAGGCGATGGATGAAAGCGGTGCCGGAGACCGTTCGACTGCAGTAAAATTACCAGAGAAAGTAAAAGGAGAAGATGTGAAGAAAAGTGAGATACGGGTTACTTTTGTGGAGTgagtaattaaaatatttaattattttttgtatcagGTTGGGCCGGTTGTTTTTAGGGGTATTAcagtattattttatatttgtaacaGCGTATATAGGATCGTTAGGTTAAATGGAAACATGtgaatttcgtttttttttgtggcTATAACCTCTTATTTCCCTTATGTATTTTGagggttgacaaaaaaaagaagaaattatgtattttgagatagtttaattagttttttcatGGAATTAGAAACCATAATCGCACAtattaaggaaaaaatatatattaatgtcgTATATTGAAGAATGGAAACagataatctatattataatgattGAATTTTTGCTCTCTCCTCAGCGCTCCACGTCAACATTTTGTGGAtcacacttttaaaaagtgtgaaaaagtgtcaagtccatggctcgaacccgagttattgagatataaacaccaacatttataccactaaactaaatgatactttgtacattgatggccgaaactaatatatatttatgaaggtcggaaacccttgcttcttcggctttCTCTGTGGGTCGGGCCTAgggaaagaaaataatatagattgtttttaattgatttcttgattctttgttgaataatattatttgaagatTCTGTGATTCATGAGTTTATTCCCGctggacgtgctaatcattacatgccatctttgaaagccggtTCAATTATgtaagtcgatcgttttgaggttgataGGTgttcaagcatgtacaagataactgatcattcattcctcattcgtttcatttcaccaactattattgatgaagtcatcacagATGCTCCTAAGATAAATCTCCAGTCATAATTAGATTGTTCGACAATTTCCAattgattgcgaacacaaacctagaactcccaggtatattattatattgcatctgggtttatattatgCTTCGATATCATaaatgatatttaaactcgcagatgtggttgggcaaatccgTTCTGTCCAGGGCTCTGACCTTACCAAAGAAACAGTCCGAGTCGTTATatgtctcctcattgatccgtaagaaacaatcaacacacaatttcctttatattattatctatattgtgctaacatcaataatcaaaaatactCCATACCCAAAAtatgtggtcgtctatttatctcccttacttatcagactaattttacacaaacctttattttacagcttaagAGAAACCACAACatcccaaacaatcaaaataccaaaaactagaatttcaaaaagataaatcattaatgatcacttttttttttgtctaatcttagaaataaactctaaaacaaatataccaaatcaatcacctcaactaaaactcaacgacacatacatcgagtcagctaaacaaatacaaactacacggccaaatatttaacaatttacaaacttactttcgcaaagaagaagacgaagacgacaaccaagatcagtgaaattacctaaacaaaaaagcatAGTAAATTatgaactctgataaatacaactaacaatgatttttgtttacatattaaccatcaaataaaagagaaacaaacacaaccaAACCAGAAGATATAAGATAAAATCCCGacagacacaaaggcggcaacaacatctctACCTGCTCACTCTTCTTGTCTTATAAAAACAGCTTACATGCCCAATGTCAACATGTCAAtgttattgtcttcttatgaaaaatacataaattcgtttaaaacccattaaaTCCCAAATACTTAgaattgtcactcattttatagttatttctacaagtcttcatatatttgtttcaaaGGTCCGGTAACagcaacaaatttttttaaaaaaaaacatataacaaacaggataataaaaatgattacttaatacacaaaacttacacaactaaactggagaaaaaatgTCCAGAAACAAAAGCTACTCAACAActctaatataatttatgttctcTTAATagtacaagaaacaaattaaaaagacaaacaaacaataagtttcAACACCacaaactatatcaatcacattactaacaatGAATACAcaattcatcatcacaactctaatcctataacaataaaaaaacttgaaaaacaactcaaaaaacaaaattcacaactacaataatcctaacaaatattgagatAAACAAAAACTCTATCCACCGTGCCCAtggttattaaaatatatctg includes:
- the LOC106409172 gene encoding F-box only protein 13-like codes for the protein MGFSAGKRKSRDEAVTLSDLNDDVLERVLSRLPTSSYFRMTSVCKRWKSTQTSTTFKLACSQVPYRDPWFFMIAKDCTSSSSFVYDSTENSWRNLSRPLLHHRRDLFSPVASSGGLLCFRSSVSGHFLLRNPLTGSSIDLPCQDDNKPLQAVAMTTSYKLVTISGEVPNLCFKFYESSSCSWSKEFELVKKNDEYNDDDDDTETVYFLSKSGNVVVASNTLLRSPSKQYSSVITVKDNVETVYFLTSHGTIIACDLTKRSFTQLPKLLPPFLEYSIDLVECNGTMFVVLLSEFYESASLRIWKLEDMSWVHVGMLPPAMSHELYGRKGDINCVGGAGGNKILVCFNADLPEVCCRYFVFDLVGEEWSELPRCFSGGEAVEFVSALSFQPRIEATV